One Spirochaetaceae bacterium genomic window carries:
- a CDS encoding gamma-glutamyltransferase family protein has translation MGFRTRPVIMGSRGVVTAGHYLASSAGLRIMTAGGNAIDAAASMSICLTLLEPHLCGIGGEVPTLIYSARERKTYAISGMGWSPAAFTIDWCRERGIDLIPGDGYLPACVPAVVGTWATAVARFGTMSFAEILQPAIELAEQGFPVYEALSRHLHQERATYTEHYPTTGEVYLAGGGAPAVGEVLRNPEFGAMLRIMCRAEEGAKGRGRVAGIEAACDAFYRGEIAERIVRFIGDHPVTDASGAAHTGLLSLEDFADWHAGVEEPVTLNYRGLDVCKCSSWTQGPVFLQQLAILQHPDIKALGHNSPDYLHAWIECAKLAFADREAYYGDPGFDAVPIDVLLSADYGARRAAQIGEDASQELRPGDLGGGVPEYAVRSVLDDNRRALGLAAGNRSPVQGDGAGSRAVPADATHRGDTTHLDAVDAEGNMVAATPSGGWIGSSPVIAGLGFPLGTRGQMFYLNPRRPNALQPRKRPRATLTPTIVTRDGAPFLAFGTPGGDGQDQWTLQFFLNYVEFGMDLQQALDAPTVHTTHFPSSFYPRNAHPGRVEAESRIPEETLAELRRRGHDVRLIDGWSNGKPLAIHCDVDRGLILGAATARNNIAYAMGW, from the coding sequence ATGGGATTCAGAACACGACCAGTAATTATGGGCAGCCGCGGCGTGGTCACCGCCGGCCACTACCTGGCATCGTCCGCGGGCCTGCGGATCATGACTGCCGGCGGCAACGCCATTGACGCGGCCGCCTCGATGAGCATCTGCCTGACACTGCTGGAGCCGCACCTGTGCGGCATCGGCGGCGAGGTGCCGACGCTGATCTACTCGGCGCGCGAGCGCAAGACCTACGCCATCTCGGGCATGGGCTGGTCGCCGGCGGCGTTCACCATCGACTGGTGCCGGGAGCGCGGCATCGACCTCATTCCCGGCGACGGCTACCTGCCGGCATGCGTGCCGGCGGTGGTGGGCACCTGGGCCACGGCGGTGGCCCGGTTCGGGACCATGAGCTTCGCCGAGATCCTGCAGCCCGCCATCGAGCTCGCCGAGCAGGGCTTCCCGGTGTACGAGGCGCTGAGCCGCCACCTGCACCAGGAGCGGGCGACCTACACCGAGCACTATCCGACCACCGGGGAGGTGTACCTGGCCGGCGGCGGCGCGCCCGCGGTGGGCGAGGTGCTGCGCAACCCCGAATTCGGCGCCATGCTGCGCATCATGTGCCGGGCCGAGGAGGGCGCCAAGGGGCGCGGCCGGGTGGCCGGCATCGAGGCCGCCTGCGACGCCTTCTACCGCGGCGAGATCGCGGAGCGCATCGTGCGCTTCATCGGCGACCACCCGGTGACGGACGCCAGCGGCGCCGCCCACACCGGCCTCCTTTCGCTTGAGGACTTCGCCGACTGGCACGCCGGCGTGGAGGAGCCGGTGACGCTGAACTACCGCGGCCTGGACGTGTGCAAGTGCTCGTCGTGGACCCAGGGCCCGGTGTTCCTGCAGCAGCTCGCGATCCTGCAGCACCCGGATATCAAGGCGCTGGGCCACAACTCGCCCGACTACCTGCACGCCTGGATCGAGTGCGCCAAGCTGGCGTTCGCCGACCGCGAGGCGTACTACGGCGATCCCGGCTTCGACGCCGTTCCGATCGACGTGCTGCTGTCCGCCGATTACGGCGCACGGCGTGCCGCCCAGATAGGCGAGGACGCCTCCCAAGAGTTGCGCCCCGGCGACCTGGGCGGTGGCGTGCCCGAGTACGCGGTGCGCAGCGTACTGGACGACAATCGGCGCGCCCTGGGACTGGCGGCGGGGAATCGGAGTCCGGTCCAAGGCGATGGTGCCGGTAGCCGGGCCGTGCCGGCGGATGCAACGCATCGCGGCGACACCACCCATCTCGACGCGGTGGACGCCGAGGGCAACATGGTGGCGGCTACCCCGAGCGGCGGCTGGATCGGTTCATCGCCGGTGATCGCCGGACTGGGATTTCCTCTCGGCACCCGCGGCCAGATGTTTTACCTCAATCCGCGGCGCCCCAACGCGCTGCAGCCGCGCAAGCGGCCGCGGGCGACGCTCACGCCCACGATCGTCACGCGGGACGGCGCGCCGTTCCTGGCGTTCGGTACCCCCGGCGGCGACGGCCAGGACCAGTGGACCCTGCAGTTCTTCCTGAACTACGTGGAGTTCGGCATGGACCTGCAGCAGGCGCTCGACGCGCCCACCGTCCACACGACGCACTTTCCCTCGTCGTTCTACCCGCGCAACGCACATCCGGGCCGGGTGGAAGCCGAGTCGCGCATCCCCGAGGAGACGCTGGCGGAACTCCGCCGGCGCGGCCATGACGTCCGGCTCATCGACGGTTGGAGCAACGGCAAGCCGCTGGCAATCCACTGCGATGTCGACCGCGGCCTGATCCTCGGCGCCGCAACCGCCAGGAACAACATCGCCTACGCGATGGGCTGGTAA
- a CDS encoding type II toxin-antitoxin system PemK/MazF family toxin, producing the protein MVIRQGDLYWVDLGQSSGSRLALRRPFVVIQNDLFNQSRLATVVVCALTSNLSRAEAPGNVRLPQGEGNLPRDSVVNVTQLFTIDKGELTERIGRIGGERTAEVLRGVRLVVDPRRAVDTGSRPA; encoded by the coding sequence GTGGTGATCAGGCAGGGGGATCTGTACTGGGTGGACCTGGGCCAGTCCTCCGGTTCGCGGCTGGCGCTGCGGAGACCGTTCGTGGTGATTCAGAATGACCTGTTCAACCAAAGCCGGCTGGCCACGGTGGTCGTGTGCGCCCTGACGTCCAACCTGAGCCGCGCCGAAGCTCCCGGCAACGTCCGGTTACCGCAGGGTGAAGGCAACCTGCCCCGCGACAGCGTGGTCAACGTGACGCAACTGTTCACCATCGACAAGGGCGAGCTGACCGAGCGCATCGGACGGATCGGCGGCGAGCGCACGGCCGAGGTGCTCCGCGGGGTCCGCCTGGTCGTCGATCCGCGGCGAGCGGTCGACACCGGCTCGCGTCCGGCATGA
- a CDS encoding NAD(P)-dependent oxidoreductase encodes MNVLITGGSGRLAGYVGREFADHQVVLTDVKPPPDDRAHLPFVAADLTEFADCRRVIAESEPEAIVALGAIPYATDKAGRGGGGPPFDTTMRVNVLGLYYLLMAAAEAGVRKLVQTSSVVTMKGGATTYRYLPIDDDHPGCVTESYIFSKMAGEMMLEWFWRAHGIHSVACRPAWIWTPEQLQEHAAGIVPTTEWESSLWHYVDIRDVARAHRLLFDALERLPPAECYYAGAADHRAPEESRELVERLRPELVGAIPIDLTGRQAFVSYAKAQAAVGYQPRHSWTDWR; translated from the coding sequence ATGAACGTGCTGATTACCGGAGGCAGCGGCCGGCTCGCCGGCTACGTGGGGCGCGAGTTCGCCGATCACCAGGTGGTCCTGACCGACGTCAAGCCGCCGCCGGACGATCGCGCCCACCTTCCCTTCGTGGCCGCCGACCTGACCGAGTTCGCCGACTGCCGCAGGGTGATTGCCGAGAGCGAACCGGAGGCGATCGTGGCGCTTGGGGCCATTCCATACGCCACCGACAAGGCCGGCCGCGGCGGCGGCGGACCGCCGTTCGACACCACCATGCGGGTCAACGTGCTCGGCCTCTACTACCTGCTGATGGCGGCGGCCGAGGCGGGCGTCAGGAAGCTGGTGCAGACCAGCTCGGTGGTCACGATGAAGGGCGGCGCCACGACCTACCGCTACCTGCCGATCGACGACGACCACCCCGGCTGCGTCACCGAGTCCTACATTTTCTCCAAGATGGCGGGCGAGATGATGCTGGAGTGGTTCTGGCGCGCGCACGGCATCCACTCGGTGGCGTGCCGGCCGGCCTGGATCTGGACCCCGGAGCAGTTGCAGGAGCACGCGGCGGGCATCGTGCCGACCACCGAGTGGGAGTCGTCGCTGTGGCACTACGTGGACATCCGCGACGTGGCCCGTGCCCACCGACTCCTGTTCGACGCCCTGGAGCGGCTGCCGCCGGCCGAGTGCTACTACGCCGGCGCCGCCGACCACCGCGCACCGGAGGAGTCGCGCGAACTGGTCGAGCGCCTGCGCCCGGAACTGGTCGGCGCCATCCCGATCGACCTCACCGGACGGCAGGCGTTCGTCAGCTACGCCAAGGCCCAGGCCGCCGTCGGCTACCAGCCCCGCCACTCCTGGACCGACTGGCGCTGA
- a CDS encoding ABC transporter permease subunit: MANRVEAAGIVVAPLRRRFIKVLIKKRYLYLMMVPVLAWYIVFQYAPMYGIVLAFQDFRFSRGFASPFVGFDNFIRLFTDKNFQLAFRNTVVINVLRFIFGVPAPVLFALLLNEVFHSGYKRVVQTVTYLPHFVSWVALAGIINTLLVRDTGAVNVLLQALGFEQVGFLIDNRYFRWVLISTELWKETGWTSIIYLAAIAGIDPALYECAQVEGAKRRQMAWYITLPSISNTVAIMAILFLGNILAIGFDQIFNLYNPVVYETADILDTYIVRNLQQNPKFGLLSAASIIKSVVGLGLLIAANNACKLFGVEGIYGSQSNVGTVR; encoded by the coding sequence ATGGCCAACCGGGTCGAGGCCGCCGGTATCGTGGTAGCGCCTCTGCGCCGGCGATTCATCAAGGTGCTGATCAAGAAGCGCTACCTGTACCTGATGATGGTGCCGGTGCTGGCTTGGTACATCGTGTTCCAGTACGCGCCGATGTACGGCATCGTGCTGGCGTTCCAGGACTTCCGCTTCTCGCGCGGCTTCGCGAGCCCGTTCGTGGGCTTCGACAACTTCATCCGCCTGTTCACCGACAAGAACTTCCAGCTCGCGTTCCGCAACACGGTGGTGATCAACGTGCTGCGCTTCATCTTCGGGGTGCCGGCGCCGGTGCTGTTCGCGCTGCTGCTCAACGAGGTGTTCCATTCCGGCTACAAGCGGGTGGTGCAGACCGTGACCTACCTGCCGCACTTCGTCTCCTGGGTGGCGCTCGCCGGCATCATCAACACCCTGCTGGTCAGGGACACCGGCGCGGTCAACGTGCTGCTGCAGGCGCTCGGATTCGAGCAGGTGGGCTTCCTGATCGACAACCGCTACTTCCGCTGGGTGCTGATCTCGACCGAGCTGTGGAAGGAGACCGGCTGGACCTCGATCATCTACCTGGCGGCGATCGCCGGCATCGACCCGGCGCTGTACGAGTGCGCGCAGGTGGAGGGTGCCAAGCGGCGCCAGATGGCGTGGTACATCACGCTGCCGAGCATCTCCAACACCGTCGCGATCATGGCGATCCTCTTTCTCGGCAACATCCTGGCGATCGGCTTCGACCAGATCTTCAACCTGTACAACCCGGTGGTATACGAGACCGCGGACATCCTGGACACCTACATCGTCAGGAACCTGCAGCAGAACCCGAAGTTCGGGCTGCTGTCGGCGGCCAGCATCATCAAGTCGGTGGTGGGACTGGGCCTGCTGATCGCGGCCAACAACGCCTGCAAGCTGTTCGGCGTGGAAGGCATTTACGGGTCGCAGAGCAACGTGGGGACGGTGCGCTGA
- a CDS encoding carbohydrate ABC transporter permease, with translation MARQRMQPFDFFNYFLLLVATAVTLYPFWYILVVATATERGFFADYYHIIPKSFTLASFQTALSRPLVYLSFFVSVLVTTAGTALSLLLTSMGAYVLSKNDLPGRNFFFRLIIFTMFFSGGLIPLYILLTSLGMRNSLLVLFVPNAINTFNLILMKNYFATAVPQSLEDSARIDGYNEIQILFLIVLPTSMPIVATIGLFYSVYFWNDWFFPMLFISDAKLYPLSMVMRNLVVSATSVFVPIDVVPEMLKAAVIAISIIPIMMVYPFIQKHFVKGIMLGAIKE, from the coding sequence ATGGCTCGCCAGCGCATGCAGCCGTTCGACTTCTTCAACTACTTCCTGCTGCTGGTGGCCACGGCGGTCACGCTGTACCCGTTCTGGTACATCCTGGTGGTCGCCACCGCCACCGAGCGCGGCTTCTTCGCCGACTACTACCACATCATCCCCAAGAGCTTCACGCTGGCGAGCTTCCAGACCGCGCTGTCGCGGCCGCTGGTGTACCTCAGCTTCTTCGTCAGCGTGCTGGTGACCACCGCCGGCACCGCGCTCAGCCTGTTGCTCACCTCGATGGGCGCCTACGTGTTGTCCAAGAACGACCTGCCGGGCAGAAACTTCTTCTTCCGGCTGATCATCTTCACCATGTTCTTCTCCGGCGGCCTGATTCCGCTGTACATCCTGCTGACCTCGCTGGGCATGCGCAACTCGCTGCTGGTGCTGTTCGTGCCCAACGCCATCAACACCTTCAACCTGATCCTGATGAAGAACTACTTCGCCACCGCGGTGCCGCAGAGCCTGGAGGATTCGGCCAGGATCGACGGCTACAACGAGATCCAGATTCTGTTCCTGATCGTGCTGCCGACGTCGATGCCGATCGTGGCGACCATCGGCCTGTTCTACTCGGTGTACTTCTGGAACGACTGGTTCTTCCCGATGCTGTTCATCTCCGACGCCAAGCTCTATCCGCTGTCGATGGTGATGCGCAACCTGGTCGTCAGTGCAACCTCCGTGTTCGTGCCGATCGACGTGGTTCCGGAGATGTTGAAGGCCGCGGTGATCGCGATCAGCATCATCCCGATCATGATGGTGTACCCGTTCATCCAGAAACACTTCGTCAAGGGCATCATGCTCGGAGCAATCAAGGAGTGA
- a CDS encoding extracellular solute-binding protein yields the protein MSATAWAAAEGEEGAAAEIVPIKAFVPGPLRMDPDTDLSINEMERRLNIDLQIVGGPWDQVWAKLNLMMASGDPLDIMHVSNQGQNPWQQWAEEGLIANLDDHVTPEKYPFIHKVMTADMFKPLTIDGGHYYVPGTHHGYDWQFHIRQDWLDNLGLAMPSTPDELYEVLKAFSEGDPDGNGKDDTTGFVTSAATGVGAPIFMAYNASASIKDMEVQDDGTVISLATHQGTLEALKFGNRLYREGALNTDFINHPNNEEASNAWIYSNRGGAFFAPVAYVTPNRVERIGVPEAAFDSPDPPVVAPGYKLNGAGVSWWLLLGVSADSKYIDKSLEVIEFANSREGRQLFVAGIEGRHWSNMVDGIYDLDFEQWQQDYDVELVNKSWPRWWGFFSTVHGYIPINDYPTFEEAMANVEVWANREDYEAGGSAVQRINEAKPLVRPNPMDLVTLSEVEDIRVNLDENVRAPLFAKMLIADSEAEVEALWAEYLQGLKDNGYDEFRQAYQDYADANL from the coding sequence ATGAGCGCTACCGCGTGGGCCGCTGCCGAGGGCGAAGAGGGCGCCGCCGCCGAGATCGTGCCGATCAAGGCGTTCGTGCCCGGGCCGTTGCGCATGGACCCGGACACCGATCTCAGCATCAATGAGATGGAGCGCCGGCTGAACATCGACCTGCAGATCGTGGGCGGGCCGTGGGACCAGGTGTGGGCGAAGCTCAACCTGATGATGGCCTCCGGAGATCCCCTGGACATCATGCACGTGTCCAACCAGGGCCAGAACCCCTGGCAGCAGTGGGCCGAGGAGGGGCTGATCGCCAATCTCGACGACCACGTCACGCCGGAGAAGTATCCCTTCATCCACAAGGTGATGACCGCGGACATGTTCAAGCCGCTGACGATCGATGGCGGCCACTACTACGTGCCCGGCACCCACCACGGCTACGACTGGCAGTTCCACATTCGCCAGGACTGGCTGGACAACCTGGGCCTGGCGATGCCGAGCACGCCCGACGAGTTGTACGAGGTGCTCAAGGCGTTCAGCGAGGGCGATCCGGACGGCAACGGCAAGGACGATACCACCGGCTTCGTGACCAGTGCCGCCACCGGCGTCGGGGCGCCGATTTTCATGGCCTACAATGCCAGCGCCAGCATCAAGGACATGGAGGTGCAGGATGATGGCACGGTGATCTCGCTGGCCACCCACCAGGGCACCCTGGAGGCGCTCAAGTTCGGCAACCGGCTGTACCGTGAAGGCGCCTTGAACACCGACTTCATCAATCACCCCAACAACGAGGAAGCCTCCAACGCGTGGATCTATTCCAATCGCGGCGGCGCCTTCTTTGCGCCGGTCGCGTACGTCACTCCCAACCGGGTGGAGCGCATCGGGGTGCCGGAGGCGGCGTTCGACTCGCCCGATCCGCCCGTGGTGGCGCCGGGCTACAAGCTGAACGGGGCCGGCGTTTCGTGGTGGCTGCTGCTCGGCGTCTCCGCCGACTCCAAGTACATCGACAAGTCGCTGGAGGTGATCGAGTTCGCCAACAGCCGCGAGGGCCGCCAACTGTTCGTGGCCGGCATCGAGGGCCGCCACTGGAGCAACATGGTGGACGGCATCTACGACCTCGACTTCGAGCAGTGGCAGCAGGACTACGACGTCGAACTGGTGAACAAGTCGTGGCCGCGCTGGTGGGGGTTCTTCTCCACCGTGCACGGCTACATCCCGATCAACGACTATCCCACCTTCGAGGAGGCGATGGCCAACGTGGAGGTGTGGGCGAACCGCGAGGACTACGAGGCCGGCGGCAGCGCCGTGCAGCGCATCAACGAGGCCAAGCCGCTGGTGCGGCCCAACCCGATGGACCTGGTCACGTTGTCGGAGGTCGAGGACATCCGCGTGAACCTGGACGAGAACGTGCGCGCGCCGCTGTTCGCGAAGATGCTGATCGCCGACTCCGAGGCGGAAGTCGAAGCGCTGTGGGCGGAGTACCTGCAGGGTCTGAAGGACAACGGCTACGACGAGTTCCGCCAAGCCTACCAGGACTACGCCGACGCCAACCTGTAG
- a CDS encoding CehA/McbA family metallohydrolase codes for MDTLPFGKPGHWYRGNLHTHSTNSDGLKAPRDVCAHYRRRGYHFISLTDHFLAKYGFPVSDTTAYRSDRFTTVIGAELHAPATSLGEAWHILAVGLPLDFTATGADETGPQLAARAKAAGAYVAAAHPAWYDLTDADVLSLDAAGAIEIVNTTCTELNGKGDSSGYLDRLLSQGHYYHAIATDDAHFKPAMPDWGKNWVMVRCDHLHPDALVEALHAGSFYASQGPEILGVTPERGGKLSVRTSPVRAMRLTGRASSASVVMGTADITAAELDLTRITGPYARLTVFDKRGRRAWTNPFRV; via the coding sequence ATGGACACGCTGCCGTTCGGCAAGCCCGGTCACTGGTACCGCGGCAACCTGCACACTCATTCCACCAACTCGGACGGTTTGAAGGCACCGCGCGACGTGTGCGCCCACTACCGGCGCCGCGGCTACCACTTCATCAGCCTGACCGACCACTTTCTCGCCAAGTACGGGTTTCCGGTCTCCGACACGACAGCGTATCGGAGCGACCGGTTCACTACCGTCATCGGCGCCGAGCTGCACGCCCCCGCGACCAGCCTGGGCGAGGCTTGGCACATCCTGGCGGTCGGGCTGCCGCTCGACTTCACCGCAACCGGAGCCGACGAAACCGGCCCGCAGCTCGCCGCCCGCGCCAAGGCGGCCGGCGCCTACGTGGCGGCCGCCCACCCGGCCTGGTACGACCTGACCGACGCCGACGTTCTTTCCCTGGACGCGGCCGGCGCCATCGAGATCGTCAATACCACCTGCACCGAGCTCAATGGCAAGGGCGACAGCAGCGGCTACCTCGATCGGCTGCTCAGTCAGGGCCACTACTACCACGCCATCGCCACCGATGACGCGCACTTCAAGCCCGCGATGCCCGATTGGGGCAAGAACTGGGTGATGGTGCGCTGCGACCACCTGCACCCGGACGCCTTGGTCGAGGCGCTGCACGCCGGCAGCTTCTACGCCAGCCAGGGACCGGAGATCCTCGGCGTCACGCCGGAGCGCGGCGGCAAGCTCTCCGTGCGCACCTCGCCGGTGCGCGCCATGCGGCTGACCGGCCGCGCCTCCTCGGCGTCCGTGGTCATGGGCACCGCGGACATCACGGCCGCCGAGCTCGACCTGACCCGGATCACCGGACCGTACGCGCGGCTCACCGTGTTCGACAAACGCGGCCGCCGCGCCTGGACCAACCCGTTCCGTGTGTAG
- a CDS encoding fatty acid desaturase translates to MPADRPPLNEVTRTKRVRWYRSPIEPQALRRLMQRSDLQGWLQAGGNLALFATTASLTYYLFLRQAWVGFALALYLHCTFGSFLSAACHELDHGTVFKTKRLNRVFLRIFAPLAWFNHHDYALSHTYHHRYTLHPDGDREVVLPQSPTLRWLYVLQLLTINITGGPMCRGLWPILRYTLTAALGLPMRADTVGDTEPVGVRAQEWIVALYEAHPEERRKSIRWARIMLLFHGSVLVVGVASGLWLLPVLISLPVAVANWWRYLVFMPMHCGLRDNIADFRKCVRSIRIDPLSSFLYWRMNWHMEHHMYAGVPCYNLRKLSRAIAADCPPPRTLAGAWREMRTAWKRQRVEPGYQYDTPVPTTAQALAASDARSDDALGGSIGDLAPAVLGR, encoded by the coding sequence ATGCCTGCTGACCGTCCGCCGCTGAACGAGGTTACCCGCACCAAGCGCGTGCGCTGGTATCGCAGCCCGATCGAGCCGCAAGCGTTGCGCCGGCTGATGCAGCGCAGCGACCTGCAGGGCTGGCTGCAGGCGGGCGGCAACCTGGCTCTGTTCGCCACCACCGCGTCTCTTACGTACTACCTGTTCCTGCGGCAGGCGTGGGTCGGCTTCGCGCTGGCGCTCTACCTTCACTGCACCTTCGGCAGCTTTCTCTCCGCCGCCTGCCACGAGCTGGACCACGGCACGGTGTTCAAGACCAAGCGGCTCAACCGCGTCTTCCTGCGCATCTTTGCGCCGCTGGCCTGGTTCAACCACCACGACTACGCGCTGAGCCACACCTACCACCATCGCTACACCCTGCACCCGGACGGCGACCGCGAGGTTGTCCTGCCGCAGTCGCCGACGCTGCGCTGGCTGTACGTGCTGCAACTGCTGACCATCAACATCACCGGCGGGCCGATGTGCCGCGGGTTGTGGCCGATCCTGCGCTACACCTTGACCGCGGCGCTCGGACTGCCGATGCGGGCGGACACGGTCGGCGACACCGAGCCGGTCGGGGTGCGCGCCCAGGAGTGGATCGTCGCGCTGTACGAGGCGCACCCGGAAGAGCGGCGCAAGTCGATTCGCTGGGCGCGGATCATGCTGCTGTTCCACGGCTCGGTGCTGGTGGTGGGCGTCGCCTCCGGGCTGTGGCTGCTGCCGGTGCTGATCAGCCTGCCGGTGGCGGTAGCCAACTGGTGGCGCTACCTGGTGTTCATGCCGATGCACTGCGGCCTGCGCGACAACATCGCCGACTTCCGGAAGTGCGTACGCAGCATCAGGATCGATCCGCTGTCGTCGTTCCTGTACTGGCGCATGAACTGGCACATGGAGCATCACATGTACGCCGGCGTGCCGTGCTACAACCTGCGCAAGCTCAGCCGCGCCATCGCCGCCGACTGCCCGCCGCCGCGCACCCTCGCTGGCGCCTGGCGCGAAATGCGCACCGCCTGGAAGCGTCAGCGCGTGGAGCCCGGCTACCAGTACGACACGCCGGTGCCGACCACGGCGCAGGCGCTGGCCGCGTCCGATGCGCGCAGCGACGACGCGCTCGGCGGCTCCATCGGCGACCTGGCCCCCGCCGTACTCGGGCGCTAG
- a CDS encoding aldehyde dehydrogenase family protein has protein sequence MTPATPDLAFEPRGLFIGGEWVAAQAGRTITSINPANGELLGAVPLADERDVERAVAAAKAAFPAWAALPVTRRAEYLRRLADAVERNADSLALMDAVDSGNAISGMRGDMTWTADALRYFAGLVTEMKGETMSREQGHLNLTLRQPYGVVARINPFNHPFRFCAEKAASALAAGNTVVIKGPEQAPLSSLKLGELCAEIFPPGVVNIVTGDGATGSAMVRHPDVARVGFVGSVETGRRVAREAAESLKEVTLELGGKNPIVIFPDADPAKAAAQAVAAMNMNRQGQSCSSTSRVLVHRSLHERVRAELVKAAAAIPIGLPWLEDAEMGPIVSRPQYERVLGYVASGRDEGAELLTGGGPPPAPELAAGFFIEPTVFDRVRPEMRIGSEEIFGPVMAIMSWSDFDEMIEVANGVMYGLTASLVTNDFGAAMRAAERLQAGYVWINSSGRYLGAPYGGWKQSGIGKEESFEELLSYTRVKNINMRW, from the coding sequence ATGACCCCGGCGACACCCGACCTGGCATTCGAACCGCGCGGACTGTTCATCGGCGGCGAATGGGTAGCCGCCCAGGCCGGACGTACCATTACCAGCATCAATCCGGCGAACGGCGAGCTGCTCGGTGCGGTGCCGCTGGCCGACGAGCGCGACGTGGAGCGGGCGGTGGCCGCCGCCAAGGCCGCGTTCCCGGCGTGGGCGGCGCTGCCGGTGACGCGGCGCGCCGAGTACCTGCGCCGGCTGGCCGATGCCGTCGAGCGCAACGCCGACTCCCTGGCGCTGATGGACGCGGTGGACAGCGGCAATGCGATCTCCGGCATGCGCGGGGACATGACCTGGACCGCCGACGCGCTGCGCTACTTTGCCGGGCTGGTCACCGAGATGAAGGGCGAGACGATGTCGCGCGAGCAGGGGCATCTCAACCTGACCCTGCGCCAGCCCTACGGCGTGGTCGCCAGGATCAACCCGTTCAACCACCCGTTCCGCTTCTGCGCCGAGAAGGCGGCCTCGGCGCTTGCCGCCGGCAACACCGTGGTGATCAAGGGACCGGAACAGGCGCCGCTGTCGAGCCTGAAGCTGGGCGAGCTGTGCGCGGAGATCTTTCCACCGGGAGTGGTGAACATCGTGACCGGCGACGGCGCCACCGGATCGGCCATGGTGCGCCATCCGGACGTGGCGCGGGTCGGCTTCGTCGGCTCGGTGGAGACCGGCCGCCGCGTCGCCCGCGAAGCTGCCGAGAGCCTCAAGGAGGTGACCCTGGAGCTCGGCGGCAAGAACCCGATCGTCATCTTCCCCGACGCCGACCCGGCCAAGGCCGCGGCCCAGGCGGTAGCGGCGATGAACATGAACCGCCAGGGGCAGTCCTGCTCGTCCACCTCGCGGGTACTGGTGCACCGGTCGCTGCACGAGCGCGTGCGCGCCGAACTGGTCAAGGCCGCGGCCGCCATCCCGATCGGCCTGCCCTGGCTGGAAGACGCCGAGATGGGGCCGATCGTGTCGCGGCCGCAGTACGAGCGGGTGCTCGGCTACGTCGCCTCCGGCCGCGACGAGGGCGCCGAGCTGCTCACCGGCGGCGGCCCGCCGCCCGCCCCGGAACTCGCCGCGGGTTTCTTCATCGAGCCCACCGTGTTCGACCGCGTGCGGCCCGAGATGCGTATCGGCAGCGAGGAGATCTTCGGCCCGGTGATGGCGATCATGAGCTGGTCCGACTTCGACGAGATGATCGAGGTCGCCAACGGCGTGATGTACGGGCTGACGGCGTCGCTGGTGACCAACGACTTCGGCGCCGCAATGCGCGCCGCCGAGCGGTTGCAAGCGGGCTACGTGTGGATCAACTCCTCCGGCCGCTACCTCGGCGCACCCTACGGCGGCTGGAAGCAGAGCGGCATCGGCAAGGAGGAGTCATTCGAGGAACTGCTGAGCTACACGCGGGTCAAGAACATCAACATGCGTTGGTAG